The following coding sequences are from one Malaciobacter pacificus window:
- a CDS encoding YggT family protein → MIDALLSSILTVVLGIIFLYKWVIIISAILTWVRPDPYNPIVQMLYRLTEPAYAFVRRYIPTTFGGMDLAPIILIFALIFLETFLKNLFY, encoded by the coding sequence ATGATAGATGCACTACTCTCTTCAATTTTAACAGTTGTATTGGGAATTATATTTTTATATAAATGGGTGATTATAATATCAGCTATTTTAACTTGGGTTAGACCTGATCCTTATAATCCAATAGTGCAAATGCTTTATAGATTAACAGAGCCTGCTTATGCTTTTGTTAGAAGATATATCCCAACAACATTTGGTGGTATGGATTTAGCACCAATTATTTTAATTTTTGCATTAATATTTTTAGAAACATTCTTAAAAAACTTATTTTACTAG
- a CDS encoding M16 family metallopeptidase: MKIKLQILLILAIIQGSLMGAQIKYIKIDNIEVPVIFEEQKSLPILNLQMVFQNSGYIQDGKKSGLANISSKVLNEGTKELGSVKFAQKLEENAISLSASNGFETFVIELSNLKDVSNKAIKLLNDLLKSPNYSKDTLEKIKTIQTGALKRKENDYDYVSKNLLKSMLFKDTPLENSSSGTIESISKIKIDDVKKFLDKTLVLNNLILVAGGDYTFEEFEELVTPILKTLKTGEKAKLKLIDINSKKEEKTLIKDTQQAYIYFGSSFNVDPKDENNYKAKVASFILGGSGFGSRLMEEIRVKRGLAYSAYGYITINKSHSYFNGYLQTKNENAQEAQKIVNDLVNDFVENGVTQEELIAAKNFLSGSEPLRNETLSQRLHRAYMLYYKGLGLDYSAKELEKIQNLSLEDLNSYIKSHNEIKNLTFAIVRK; encoded by the coding sequence ATGAAAATAAAATTACAAATTTTATTAATATTAGCAATTATACAAGGAAGTTTAATGGGTGCACAAATCAAGTACATAAAAATAGATAATATTGAAGTTCCAGTTATTTTTGAGGAACAAAAAAGTTTACCAATATTAAATTTACAAATGGTTTTTCAAAACTCTGGCTATATCCAAGATGGCAAAAAAAGTGGTTTAGCAAATATATCTTCAAAAGTTTTAAACGAAGGAACAAAAGAGTTAGGTTCAGTTAAGTTTGCACAAAAACTTGAAGAAAATGCTATATCTTTAAGCGCGTCAAATGGTTTTGAAACATTTGTAATAGAGTTATCAAATTTAAAAGATGTATCTAATAAAGCTATAAAACTTTTAAATGACTTATTAAAATCACCAAATTATTCTAAAGATACATTAGAGAAAATTAAAACAATCCAAACAGGTGCATTAAAAAGAAAAGAGAATGATTACGACTATGTTTCAAAAAACCTTCTAAAATCAATGTTATTTAAAGACACTCCTTTAGAAAACTCTAGTTCTGGAACTATTGAATCAATTTCAAAAATAAAAATAGATGATGTTAAAAAGTTTCTTGATAAAACTTTAGTTTTAAACAATCTAATTTTAGTTGCAGGTGGAGATTATACATTTGAAGAGTTTGAAGAATTAGTAACACCTATATTAAAAACTTTAAAAACTGGTGAAAAAGCAAAATTAAAACTAATAGATATCAACTCTAAGAAAGAAGAAAAAACATTAATTAAAGATACTCAACAAGCATACATATACTTTGGTAGTTCTTTTAATGTAGATCCTAAAGATGAAAACAATTATAAAGCAAAGGTAGCCTCATTTATTTTAGGTGGTTCTGGTTTTGGTTCAAGACTAATGGAAGAAATTAGAGTAAAAAGAGGTTTAGCTTATAGTGCATATGGTTATATAACTATAAATAAATCTCACTCTTATTTCAATGGATACTTACAAACAAAAAATGAAAATGCACAAGAAGCTCAAAAAATAGTAAATGATTTAGTAAATGATTTTGTAGAAAATGGTGTTACACAAGAAGAATTAATAGCAGCTAAAAACTTTTTAAGTGGAAGTGAACCATTAAGAAATGAAACTCTTTCTCAAAGACTGCATAGAGCATATATGCTTTATTATAAAGGTTTAGGTTTAGATTATTCAGCAAAAGAATTAGAAAAAATCCAAAATTTATCATTAGAAGATTTAAACTCTTATATTAAATCACATAATGAAATAAAAAATTTAACATTTGCAATAGTAAGGAAATAG
- a CDS encoding lytic transglycosylase domain-containing protein translates to MKKTLIALSSAVIFTLSSANTEIKSEILQDNFQVTLEWLEQKPKSYSRDFFIIQYLNQNDISLEEAKKAYDLAHKKTRYIKDAYKKYNKIKASNLECYQASINELLKMNNEKCIALGLSLKEATQIPKAKLAKFIEKIENYPTLKKDLNIIYNKDIGSESLNYGYDNFFKFFFKLGTSYRYKNFDNNYSEEFINKLATQKQFEMLVRYTIYKKNRLQNLQKSLLNTKNNKDLTPNVLFLLGINAVNHNNDEKAYYFFENAFKKSYLRSDKDKALFWLYLVTDNKTFLHELSKSFHINLYSAYAKELLEVPLENIYYDIEIPNTPTKYDIYDQFLWMKVLDDTKKNLDENKLKKYETIFTNENTKPHLAFVLTRFHKYRNHYFITPFKDIVKDYSTYKKVLLYSIAKQESLFIPSSISFSTAQGVMQIMPFLSETIANKLNENYNIYDQFNPEVNIKYGSYHLETLMKQFNNNPLFIAYAYNGGAGYTKSQFKQGLFKRIDKKYEPFLSMEMISYPETKEYGKKVLTNYYVYNNYLNPKNKVRLSTIFQTLVAP, encoded by the coding sequence ATGAAAAAAACACTTATTGCACTTTCTAGTGCAGTTATATTTACTTTATCTTCAGCAAATACTGAAATAAAAAGTGAAATTTTACAAGATAATTTTCAAGTCACTTTAGAGTGGCTTGAACAAAAACCCAAAAGCTACTCAAGAGACTTCTTTATTATTCAATATTTAAATCAAAATGATATTTCATTAGAAGAAGCGAAAAAAGCTTATGACTTGGCTCATAAGAAAACTCGATATATAAAGGATGCCTATAAAAAGTATAATAAAATCAAAGCTTCAAATTTAGAGTGTTATCAAGCAAGTATAAATGAATTATTAAAAATGAATAATGAAAAATGTATTGCTTTAGGTCTAAGTTTAAAAGAAGCAACTCAAATTCCAAAAGCTAAACTTGCAAAATTTATAGAAAAGATAGAAAACTACCCTACTTTAAAAAAAGATTTAAATATCATATATAATAAAGATATTGGAAGTGAATCTTTAAATTATGGATATGACAATTTTTTCAAGTTTTTCTTTAAACTTGGGACTTCTTATCGATATAAAAATTTTGATAATAATTATTCTGAAGAGTTTATAAATAAACTAGCAACTCAAAAACAGTTTGAGATGCTAGTAAGATATACAATATACAAAAAAAATAGATTACAAAATCTACAGAAATCTTTACTAAATACAAAAAATAATAAAGATTTAACGCCAAATGTATTGTTTTTACTTGGAATTAATGCTGTAAATCATAATAATGATGAAAAAGCTTATTACTTTTTTGAGAATGCATTTAAAAAGTCTTATTTACGAAGTGACAAAGACAAAGCTCTTTTTTGGCTATATCTAGTAACTGATAATAAAACTTTTTTACATGAGCTATCAAAAAGCTTCCATATTAATTTATATTCTGCTTACGCAAAAGAACTACTTGAAGTACCTTTAGAGAATATTTATTATGATATTGAAATTCCAAATACTCCTACAAAATATGACATTTATGATCAATTTTTATGGATGAAAGTTTTAGATGATACAAAAAAGAATTTAGATGAAAATAAATTAAAAAAATATGAAACTATTTTTACAAATGAAAACACTAAACCTCACTTAGCCTTTGTATTAACAAGATTTCATAAATATAGAAATCATTATTTTATAACTCCATTTAAAGATATTGTAAAAGATTATTCTACATATAAGAAAGTATTGTTATATTCAATTGCCAAGCAAGAGAGTTTATTTATTCCTTCATCAATCTCATTTTCAACAGCACAAGGTGTTATGCAAATAATGCCATTTTTATCAGAAACTATTGCAAATAAATTAAATGAAAATTATAATATTTATGATCAATTTAATCCAGAAGTTAATATCAAATATGGGAGTTATCATTTAGAAACATTAATGAAACAATTCAACAACAACCCTTTATTTATAGCATATGCTTATAATGGGGGAGCTGGATATACTAAAAGTCAATTTAAACAAGGTTTATTCAAAAGAATTGATAAAAAATATGAACCTTTTTTAAGTATGGAAATGATTTCATATCCAGAGACTAAAGAGTATGGGAAAAAAGTATTAACTAATTATTATGTTTATAATAACTATTTAAACCCTAAAAATAAAGTAAGGCTATCAACTATTTTTCAAACTTTAGTTGCGCCTTAG
- the gltX gene encoding glutamate--tRNA ligase: MLRFAPSQTEDLSINKLRVAIYNYILSKQLNEDLVIRIDDYKKEKVIEGMDKKILELINLFSIEYKGVVYQSESLKYHQKLAMQLMGQKKAFSCFCSDEKLQELKEKAENKGKVFSYDDFCEKLSDETVLNTNAPFTVRMSKPKEDIKFTDALNGEISYKPYEVDAFHILTHDKTPTYNYSCAADDMIMNISTILRDEEHLLNTARQIHIRNSLGYDKEINYIHLPSLNTNLTVQELIDDGFLPSAIANYLVLLANNTPKEIFTLEEAIEWFKIENLSKESVDFDIEKLKEINRKHLETIEDMRLSKILGFADSDIGKLAKLYLNECSTIKEIKNKIDTIFSEKTPLNGFEDEYNKIKEAFKDAPFFNDYNDLEKYLSEKTKLQEDKLLKPLAYILTGNEDTLRLNEVYSLIKNYIGEIVK, translated from the coding sequence TTGTTAAGATTTGCACCAAGTCAAACAGAAGATTTAAGTATAAATAAACTAAGAGTTGCTATTTATAACTACATATTATCAAAACAATTAAATGAAGATTTAGTAATTAGAATAGATGATTATAAAAAAGAAAAAGTTATTGAAGGTATGGATAAAAAGATTTTAGAACTAATAAATCTTTTTTCAATTGAGTATAAAGGTGTAGTTTATCAAAGTGAATCACTAAAATATCATCAAAAACTTGCCATGCAACTTATGGGACAGAAAAAGGCTTTCTCATGTTTTTGTAGTGATGAAAAACTTCAAGAATTAAAAGAAAAAGCTGAAAATAAAGGTAAAGTATTTAGTTATGATGATTTTTGTGAAAAATTATCTGATGAAACAGTATTAAATACAAATGCTCCATTTACTGTAAGAATGTCTAAACCAAAAGAAGATATAAAGTTTACGGACGCATTAAATGGTGAAATTTCTTATAAACCTTATGAAGTAGATGCTTTTCATATATTAACTCATGATAAAACACCAACTTATAACTATTCATGTGCTGCTGATGATATGATAATGAATATCTCTACTATTTTAAGAGATGAAGAGCATCTATTAAATACTGCTAGACAGATTCATATTAGAAACTCACTAGGATATGACAAAGAGATAAACTATATACATTTACCATCATTAAATACTAATCTTACAGTTCAAGAGTTAATTGATGATGGATTTTTACCAAGTGCTATTGCAAACTATTTAGTATTACTTGCAAATAATACACCAAAAGAAATTTTTACACTAGAAGAAGCTATTGAATGGTTTAAAATAGAAAACCTTTCAAAAGAGTCAGTAGATTTTGATATTGAGAAGCTAAAAGAGATAAATAGAAAACATTTAGAAACAATTGAAGATATGAGATTATCTAAAATTTTAGGTTTTGCTGATAGTGATATTGGGAAACTTGCAAAATTGTATTTAAATGAGTGTTCTACTATTAAAGAGATCAAAAATAAGATAGATACAATTTTTAGTGAGAAAACTCCTTTAAATGGTTTTGAAGATGAATATAATAAAATAAAAGAGGCATTTAAAGATGCTCCTTTTTTTAATGATTACAATGATTTAGAAAAATATTTAAGTGAAAAAACAAAGCTACAAGAAGATAAACTTTTAAAACCTTTAGCTTATATTTTAACAGGAAATGAAGATACTTTAAGACTTAATGAAGTTTATTCTTTAATTAAAAATTATATAGGAGAAATTGTAAAATGA